From a region of the Nitrospira sp. genome:
- a CDS encoding PQQ-dependent sugar dehydrogenase: protein MDSWIIRWSVILILLPTGSLQADDALAPPTKPSDGRHVVALAPLVTHGLEQPVYLTHAGDGSTRLFVVEQPGRIRVLEANALRPGPFLDVTERVLSGGERGLLGLAFHPNYHRNGRFFVNYTRKPDGATIVAEYHRGAAETSASHEERILLTVLQPYPNHNGGMVTFGPDGYLYVGLGDGGSKGDPENRAQNPNDLLGKILRIDVDRGDPYGIPTDNPFATTGGRPEIYAVGLRNPWRFSFDSTTGHLWAADVGQYSWEEIDLITLGGNYGWRVMEGTHCFHPSADCSTVNLNLPILEYSHQNGRCSIIGGYVYRGRLLRNLTGAYVYGDFCSGEIFALHPSARNHALDEPHTILKTSLQISSFGIDEAGEVYVLDHKGGIYRLSLP, encoded by the coding sequence ATGGATTCCTGGATCATCCGGTGGTCCGTGATACTCATCCTGCTGCCAACCGGCAGTCTGCAAGCGGACGACGCGTTGGCTCCACCTACCAAGCCTTCTGACGGGCGACATGTGGTCGCTCTCGCTCCGCTCGTCACACATGGCCTCGAGCAACCGGTCTATCTCACCCATGCCGGTGATGGGTCTACGCGACTTTTCGTGGTCGAACAACCCGGTCGCATTCGTGTGCTGGAAGCGAATGCGTTGCGTCCCGGCCCCTTTCTCGATGTCACCGAGCGGGTACTTTCCGGTGGGGAGCGCGGCCTTCTGGGACTTGCGTTTCATCCTAATTACCACCGGAATGGGCGCTTCTTCGTCAATTACACGAGAAAGCCGGACGGCGCGACGATCGTGGCTGAGTATCACCGGGGTGCAGCGGAGACGTCGGCCTCTCACGAAGAACGGATTCTCCTGACCGTGCTGCAACCCTATCCCAATCACAATGGTGGAATGGTGACCTTCGGACCCGACGGCTACTTATATGTCGGCCTCGGTGATGGCGGTTCAAAAGGCGACCCGGAAAACCGCGCGCAGAATCCCAATGACCTCCTTGGAAAGATTCTCCGGATCGATGTGGACCGCGGTGATCCCTATGGAATTCCGACGGACAACCCCTTCGCTACAACCGGTGGCCGACCGGAGATTTATGCTGTCGGATTACGAAACCCGTGGCGGTTTTCCTTTGACAGCACAACCGGACACCTGTGGGCAGCCGACGTCGGTCAATACAGCTGGGAAGAGATCGATCTGATCACCCTCGGAGGAAACTACGGTTGGCGAGTGATGGAAGGAACCCATTGTTTTCATCCTTCGGCCGATTGTTCAACGGTCAACCTGAACTTGCCGATTCTCGAATACTCGCATCAAAATGGGCGCTGTTCGATTATCGGTGGCTATGTCTATCGCGGACGACTGCTTAGGAATCTGACGGGTGCATACGTGTATGGGGATTTCTGTAGCGGGGAAATCTTTGCTTTGCATCCCTCTGCTAGAAATCATGCTCTCGATGAACCGCACACCATACTCAAGACGTCACTACAGATTTCATCGTTTGGGATCGATGAGGCCGGCGAGGTCTACGTCCTCGATCATAAAGGGGGAATCTACCGTCTCTCGCTTCCGTGA
- a CDS encoding EVE domain-containing protein, producing MRSAQYWLMKSEPSSFSIDDLMRSPDQTTCWDGVRNYQARNFMRSMAIGDHVLFYHSNADPPAVVGVARVVKTTYPDQTQFDKRDTHYDPESKPSQPRWDMVDIRYVRTFPRPVTLDELRKDRKLKGMVLLQKGSRLSVQPVTPIEWKHIMSLVED from the coding sequence ATGCGTTCTGCACAGTATTGGCTGATGAAGTCAGAGCCCTCCTCATTTTCGATTGATGACTTGATGCGCTCTCCCGATCAGACGACCTGTTGGGATGGAGTCCGCAACTATCAAGCGCGTAATTTCATGCGCAGTATGGCAATCGGTGATCACGTCCTGTTCTACCATAGCAATGCTGACCCGCCCGCAGTCGTGGGCGTCGCAAGGGTCGTCAAGACCACTTATCCTGACCAGACGCAATTCGACAAGAGGGACACGCACTACGACCCGGAGAGCAAGCCCTCTCAGCCTCGATGGGACATGGTCGATATCAGATATGTCAGAACATTTCCGCGGCCTGTGACGCTGGATGAATTGCGGAAGGATCGCAAGCTCAAAGGAATGGTCTTGCTGCAGAAGGGTTCACGGCTCTCCGTTCAGCCGGTCACCCCGATCGAGTGGAAACACATCATGAGCTTGGTAGAAGACTGA
- a CDS encoding ImmA/IrrE family metallo-endopeptidase, translating to MATMLRERKKMLRIPNQVVLPFGYRISVRQLSDAEMDKRDANADGIWDDDTKTIYVRKRLPVTRRRYILAHELGHAWLDWQHRYMDDGKAST from the coding sequence ATGGCGACGATGCTCAGAGAACGAAAGAAGATGTTGCGCATTCCCAATCAAGTTGTCCTTCCCTTTGGGTATCGGATTTCGGTCAGACAATTGTCGGATGCGGAAATGGACAAACGCGATGCGAATGCCGATGGTATTTGGGATGATGACACCAAGACGATCTATGTACGAAAACGACTTCCTGTCACGCGCCGCCGGTACATTTTAGCGCACGAACTGGGTCACGCCTGGCTGGACTGGCAACATCGCTATATGGACGATGGGAAAGCCAGTACATAG
- a CDS encoding YihY family inner membrane protein, with amino-acid sequence MIRSTRILQFAKHDLWTTDLMGVSFLRRLGIQALRLGTAVGLEFRHRLLDARAAGLVYTTLLSLVPFLAVTFSVLKAFGVHHGVEPLLAQALEPLGPKSREITATIVGFVDNIQISVLGAIGIAGLFYTTYSLIDKVEQALNAIWLVKQGRTWERKFADYLSAVLVGPVLVVGAFGLLASLQSQALVQRLVELEPLGTLFVWSGELVPFVMLCAVFTFFYKVIPNTHVDLRSAAVGGVSTAVLWGIAGEAFAKFVAASANYSAIYSGFAVLILFLLWLYASWMIVLIGAQLSFFHQYPTAYLSRLLWEQGTYVFREQLALKVLRVLGHHYLKGDRPLGVAELAGELNLPLSLVEEEVERLVDRGFVARLQEPKGVSLIKAPDLILVKEVLDSVRNGSPPWVLTHLETTDPISSLLRRRDKAVEHALDGETVHSLLQEQPQSRQ; translated from the coding sequence ATGATTCGCTCCACCCGCATCTTGCAATTTGCCAAGCACGATCTCTGGACCACAGATCTCATGGGCGTTTCATTCCTCCGTCGGTTAGGCATTCAGGCGCTTCGGCTGGGGACGGCTGTCGGACTGGAGTTCCGTCATCGCTTGCTGGATGCCCGGGCGGCCGGGCTCGTCTACACCACGCTGCTCTCGCTGGTGCCCTTTCTCGCCGTGACGTTCTCGGTCCTCAAGGCCTTCGGCGTCCACCATGGAGTTGAACCCTTGCTGGCCCAGGCCTTGGAGCCGCTGGGCCCGAAGAGCCGGGAGATCACCGCCACGATCGTGGGCTTTGTGGATAATATCCAAATTAGTGTGTTGGGAGCGATCGGGATTGCCGGGCTCTTCTACACAACCTATTCGCTGATCGACAAGGTCGAACAGGCCTTGAACGCGATCTGGCTGGTCAAGCAGGGGCGCACGTGGGAGCGGAAGTTCGCCGATTACTTGAGCGCCGTTCTTGTTGGACCGGTCCTGGTCGTCGGCGCGTTCGGCCTCCTGGCCTCACTCCAAAGCCAAGCTCTGGTCCAGCGCCTTGTGGAGTTAGAACCGCTCGGAACCCTGTTCGTCTGGAGCGGCGAACTGGTTCCCTTCGTGATGTTGTGTGCCGTGTTCACGTTCTTTTACAAGGTCATTCCCAACACGCATGTTGACTTGCGCTCAGCGGCGGTCGGCGGCGTCTCGACGGCGGTTCTCTGGGGCATCGCAGGGGAGGCCTTTGCAAAATTCGTTGCGGCATCCGCCAATTACAGCGCGATCTATTCGGGTTTTGCGGTCCTCATTCTGTTCCTGCTGTGGCTTTATGCCAGCTGGATGATTGTACTCATCGGCGCGCAGCTCTCATTCTTCCACCAGTACCCCACGGCCTATCTTTCGCGTTTGCTGTGGGAACAGGGCACCTATGTGTTTCGGGAACAACTGGCCCTCAAGGTGTTGCGCGTTCTAGGGCATCACTATCTCAAAGGAGATCGCCCATTGGGTGTGGCCGAGTTGGCCGGCGAGTTGAATCTTCCCTTGTCTCTGGTGGAGGAAGAAGTGGAACGTCTTGTCGACAGGGGCTTTGTAGCCCGGCTCCAGGAACCGAAAGGCGTGAGCTTGATCAAGGCGCCCGATCTGATCTTGGTGAAAGAGGTTCTGGATTCGGTCCGAAACGGAAGTCCGCCGTGGGTGCTCACCCATTTGGAAACGACCGATCCGATCTCCAGCCTTTTGCGCCGTCGGGACAAGGCCGTGGAGCATGCGCTGGACGGTGAAACGGTGCACTCGCTTCTCCAGGAGCAACCACAATCCCGTCAGTAG